In a genomic window of Paraburkholderia phenazinium:
- a CDS encoding HpcH/HpaI aldolase/citrate lyase family protein, with the protein MKKCSPFSLGATLYMPATRTDLLDVVLKKKVTDLRSLVVCLEDSVAESDVEIALRGLGELLAGIDIQGGRPEGGPLLFVRPRNAEMSAMLNDWLLIRHVDGFVIPKLRLENTVDWVSSVANPDLLVMPTLETAEAFNPSTAAELGQALKAGFDERILALRIGANDLLGCLGLRRHRMFTLYDTPMGYVIPMLAGIMGAQGFALTAPVFEQIAMPELLEKELRLDISHGLVGKTAIHPAQIKPINDAFRVSSNDLDCARLIVEQGAPAVFKFNDAMCEPATHYRWASNIIDRAKWYGVRAHAVAA; encoded by the coding sequence ATGAAAAAGTGCTCTCCTTTTTCGCTGGGCGCGACGCTTTACATGCCCGCAACCAGAACGGATCTGTTAGACGTCGTCCTGAAGAAAAAGGTGACTGACCTGCGCTCCCTGGTCGTCTGTCTTGAGGATTCGGTAGCGGAGTCAGACGTTGAAATCGCTCTGCGCGGCCTTGGAGAATTGCTGGCCGGCATTGACATACAGGGTGGGCGTCCCGAGGGGGGACCGCTGTTGTTCGTTCGACCGCGCAATGCGGAGATGTCGGCGATGCTTAACGATTGGCTGTTGATCCGTCACGTCGACGGTTTCGTCATTCCGAAGCTTCGCCTCGAGAATACGGTGGACTGGGTGTCGTCCGTTGCCAACCCGGATCTGCTGGTGATGCCGACGCTGGAGACCGCGGAGGCGTTCAATCCCAGCACCGCCGCTGAACTTGGGCAGGCGCTCAAGGCGGGTTTCGACGAGCGCATTCTTGCGTTGCGCATCGGCGCGAACGATCTGCTCGGCTGCCTGGGCTTGCGGCGACATCGGATGTTCACGCTGTACGACACGCCGATGGGCTACGTGATCCCCATGCTTGCCGGCATCATGGGCGCGCAGGGTTTCGCGCTGACCGCCCCTGTCTTCGAGCAGATCGCCATGCCCGAGCTGCTCGAGAAAGAGTTGAGGCTGGACATCTCGCATGGACTCGTCGGCAAGACGGCGATTCATCCGGCGCAGATCAAACCGATCAACGATGCGTTCCGGGTCAGCTCGAACGATCTGGACTGTGCCCGGCTGATCGTGGAGCAAGGCGCGCCCGCCGTGTTCAAGTTCAACGACGCGATGTGCGAGCCGGCAACGCACTATCGCTGGGCCTCCAACATCATCGACCGGGCGAAGTGGTACGGCGTAAGGGCGCACGCCGTGGCGGCGTGA
- a CDS encoding DHA2 family efflux MFS transporter permease subunit gives MMRTSSQSGLLWVVAAGFFMQALDTTIVNTALPSIAQAFGEDALAMRSVVIAYTLTMAMLTPLSGWLSDRYSTRSVYFAAILVFALGSLACAASQTSSQLVVARIVQGIGGSMLLPVGRLAVLRSVPGEAYVTALAFISIASQVGPLVGPTLGGWFAQTWSWRWIFLVNVPICAVGLLASLRYLPSDRLGERHPFDYRGCALLSLAMLASSLAIDVTAGTNHLTWTLIAGLGAAAAVSAYVVHARRHARPLFRLDLFAERNFRTGLIGNLVCRIGTSAVPFLLPLQMQLGFGYSPLHAGLVMLPAAFAGVLAKRWIAPLIRRFGYVSFLKINTLVVGATIFGFAAISPDTPLLVDLALLAAFGAANSMQFAAMNSVTLKDLSSHDASSGNSLFSMVQMLAIGLGISVGGGFASLFEQRFGAAALGIQLSFLIVGAVTIASAFVFGKLAATRVIGPVPARVGRPLSSDEKLSEK, from the coding sequence ATGATGCGAACTTCCTCCCAATCGGGGCTACTGTGGGTCGTAGCCGCCGGCTTCTTCATGCAGGCGCTGGACACCACGATCGTCAACACCGCACTGCCGTCGATCGCGCAGGCGTTCGGCGAAGACGCGCTGGCAATGCGCTCGGTCGTGATTGCCTACACGCTGACGATGGCGATGCTCACGCCGCTCTCGGGTTGGCTGTCGGACCGGTACAGCACGCGCTCGGTGTACTTTGCCGCGATCCTCGTGTTCGCGCTCGGCTCGCTCGCCTGTGCGGCATCGCAGACCTCGTCCCAACTCGTGGTCGCGCGCATCGTGCAGGGCATCGGCGGCTCGATGCTGCTGCCGGTCGGCCGGCTCGCGGTGCTGCGCAGCGTACCGGGGGAGGCGTACGTTACCGCGCTGGCGTTCATCTCCATCGCGAGCCAGGTCGGCCCGCTCGTCGGGCCGACGCTTGGCGGCTGGTTCGCGCAGACGTGGTCGTGGCGCTGGATATTTCTGGTCAACGTGCCGATTTGCGCGGTTGGGTTGCTTGCATCGCTGCGCTATTTGCCGTCGGACCGGCTGGGCGAGCGGCACCCATTCGACTACCGGGGCTGTGCATTGCTGTCGCTCGCCATGCTCGCGAGTTCGCTGGCGATCGATGTGACGGCAGGGACGAATCATCTGACATGGACGCTCATCGCGGGGCTCGGCGCGGCTGCCGCTGTGTCAGCTTACGTCGTGCACGCGCGACGGCATGCGAGGCCGCTGTTCCGCCTGGATCTGTTTGCCGAACGGAACTTCCGCACCGGGCTGATCGGCAACCTGGTCTGCCGGATCGGCACGAGCGCGGTGCCTTTTCTGTTGCCCTTGCAGATGCAACTCGGGTTCGGCTATTCACCGTTGCATGCAGGTCTCGTCATGTTGCCGGCGGCGTTCGCGGGTGTGCTGGCGAAGCGCTGGATTGCACCATTGATCCGCCGTTTCGGCTATGTGTCGTTCCTGAAGATCAACACGCTGGTTGTCGGCGCGACCATCTTCGGATTCGCGGCCATCTCGCCGGATACGCCATTGCTCGTCGACCTTGCACTACTGGCGGCATTCGGCGCCGCCAATTCGATGCAGTTCGCGGCAATGAACAGCGTCACGTTAAAAGATCTGTCCAGCCACGATGCCAGCAGCGGCAATAGCCTGTTTTCGATGGTGCAGATGCTGGCTATCGGTCTGGGCATTTCGGTCGGCGGTGGATTCGCGAGCCTGTTCGAGCAGCGGTTCGGCGCCGCGGCGCTCGGGATTCAGTTGAGCTTTTTGATTGTGGGAGCGGTCACGATTGCATCTGCTTTCGTGTTCGGCAAGCTGGCGGCGACGCGCGTTATCGGGCCGGTGCCTGCGAGAGTGGGCCGGCCGCTGTCGAGCGATGAAAAGTTATCTGAAAAGTGA
- a CDS encoding AraC family transcriptional regulator, whose amino-acid sequence MTPKHDKGTISLSLVEETLALARARGLDVRPLVEAAGIAPQILAAPKSRVSSAQYGALWAGIARALDDEFFGQDSHPMRSGSFIAMTQCALTARNGTQALSRALGFMRLVLDDLSAHLSPEPNRVRITFSHREGTPQPTMFAYATYFILVYGLVCWLVGRRIPLLAARFRCAEPAAAQEYRLMFCDDMRFGQEASYVDLPPEFLELPVIQTTQTIKPFLRDAPGNFIVKYRNPGSLAARVRKLLRTLPMAGWPAADQMALRLHVAEATMRRHLKQEGYTYQSIKDDLRRDIAIAELQDSRRSIAEIATRVGFAEPSAFHRAFRKWTGMRPTDYRLARGVAE is encoded by the coding sequence ATGACGCCGAAACACGACAAAGGGACGATCTCGCTGAGCCTCGTCGAAGAGACGCTGGCGCTCGCCCGCGCCCGCGGCCTCGATGTGCGTCCGCTCGTCGAAGCGGCAGGCATTGCGCCGCAAATACTGGCCGCGCCGAAAAGCCGGGTGTCGTCGGCGCAATACGGCGCGCTCTGGGCCGGCATCGCGCGGGCGCTCGACGACGAGTTTTTCGGCCAGGACTCGCATCCGATGCGCTCCGGCAGCTTTATCGCCATGACCCAGTGCGCCTTGACGGCACGCAACGGCACCCAGGCCCTGTCACGCGCGCTCGGCTTCATGCGCCTCGTACTCGACGATCTGAGCGCACACCTCAGCCCGGAGCCGAACCGCGTGCGGATCACCTTCAGCCATCGCGAAGGCACGCCGCAGCCGACCATGTTCGCCTACGCGACCTACTTCATCCTGGTGTACGGGCTGGTGTGCTGGCTCGTGGGCCGGCGCATTCCCTTGCTGGCCGCGCGCTTTCGCTGCGCCGAGCCGGCCGCCGCGCAGGAATACCGGCTGATGTTCTGCGACGACATGCGCTTCGGCCAGGAAGCCTCGTACGTCGACCTGCCGCCGGAATTTCTCGAGTTACCGGTGATCCAGACGACCCAGACGATCAAGCCGTTTCTGCGCGACGCGCCCGGCAACTTTATCGTCAAGTACCGCAATCCCGGCTCGCTCGCCGCACGGGTGCGCAAGCTGCTGCGCACACTGCCGATGGCCGGCTGGCCCGCCGCCGATCAGATGGCGCTGCGCCTGCACGTCGCCGAGGCGACCATGCGGCGGCATCTCAAGCAGGAGGGTTATACCTACCAGTCCATCAAGGACGATCTGCGGCGCGACATCGCCATTGCGGAACTGCAGGACAGCCGGCGCAGCATCGCCGAGATCGCCACCCGGGTGGGATTCGCCGAACCGAGCGCGTTCCATCGCGCCTTTCGCAAATGGACCGGCATGCGGCCAACCGATTACCGGCTCGCGCGAGGAGTCGCGGAATAG
- a CDS encoding acyl-CoA dehydrogenase: MDDFYTDDQRMIRDAARDFSVERLAPHAAQWDRDAQLPDEVVKQMGELGFLGMIVPSDWGGSYTDYIAYALALEEIAAGCASCATLMSVHNSVGCGPILNFGTQAQKDAYLEDLATGRRIGAFCLTEPQAGSEANNLRTRAELRDGKWILNGNKQFVTNGARANIAIVFAVTDPELGKRGISAFIVPTDTPGFNVGPPEHKMGIRASDTCPIAFDDCAVPEANLLGQRGEGLRIALSNLEGGRIGIAAQALGIARAAFDAARLYASERVQFGKTLREHQSVANMLADMTTRLNAARLLVHHAARLRSAGKPCLSEASQAKLYASEMAEEVCSKAIQIHGGYGYLEDYAVERHYRDARITQIYEGTSEVQRMVIARSV, translated from the coding sequence ATGGACGACTTTTACACCGACGATCAACGGATGATCCGCGACGCGGCGCGCGACTTTTCGGTCGAACGCCTCGCGCCGCACGCGGCGCAGTGGGACCGCGACGCGCAACTGCCGGACGAGGTCGTCAAACAGATGGGCGAGCTCGGCTTCCTCGGCATGATCGTGCCGTCCGATTGGGGCGGCTCGTACACCGACTACATCGCCTATGCGCTGGCGCTCGAAGAAATCGCCGCCGGTTGCGCTTCGTGCGCAACCTTGATGAGCGTGCACAACTCGGTCGGCTGCGGTCCGATCCTGAACTTCGGCACCCAGGCGCAGAAAGACGCGTACCTGGAAGATCTCGCCACGGGACGCCGGATCGGCGCATTCTGCCTGACCGAACCGCAGGCCGGCTCGGAGGCCAACAATCTGCGCACGCGCGCGGAGCTGCGCGACGGCAAGTGGATTCTCAACGGCAACAAGCAGTTCGTGACCAACGGCGCGCGGGCGAACATTGCCATCGTGTTCGCCGTCACCGATCCCGAACTGGGCAAGCGGGGCATCTCCGCGTTTATCGTCCCCACGGATACGCCCGGCTTCAACGTCGGGCCGCCGGAACACAAGATGGGTATTCGCGCCTCGGATACCTGTCCGATCGCGTTCGACGACTGCGCCGTGCCCGAAGCGAATCTGCTCGGCCAGCGCGGCGAGGGGTTGCGCATTGCCTTGTCGAACCTCGAAGGCGGACGGATCGGCATTGCGGCGCAAGCGCTGGGGATCGCGCGGGCGGCTTTCGATGCGGCGCGTCTCTATGCCAGCGAGCGCGTCCAGTTCGGCAAGACCTTGAGGGAGCATCAGAGCGTCGCCAATATGCTGGCGGATATGACCACGCGCCTGAACGCGGCGCGCCTGCTGGTGCATCACGCGGCGCGGTTGCGCAGCGCGGGCAAGCCGTGTCTGTCCGAAGCGTCGCAGGCCAAGCTTTATGCCTCGGAGATGGCCGAGGAAGTCTGTTCGAAGGCGATCCAGATTCACGGCGGGTATGGGTATCTGGAGGACTACGCGGTCGAGCGCCACTATCGCGATGCGCGCATTACGCAGATCTACGAGGGGACCAGCGAAGTACAAAGAATGGTGATTGCGCGGAGCGTTTGA
- a CDS encoding AMP-binding protein: MTERTTSTQSFLAARDLLLRHRTDYETAYREFAWPALDEFNWALDYFDVIAQGNDHPALWIVDEPAGAGTKYSFAQMSERSARMANFLRGVGVGRGDRLLSMLPNRVELWDVMLAAMKLGAIVLPATTQLSSDDVRDRVQIGEATFVVVDGAELAKFEGLEIPLTRLSVGTPRDGWIDLAAAYEAEPQFRPDGPTRATDPLLLYFTSGTTSKPKLVEHTHQSYPVGHLSTMYWIGLQPGDIHWNISSPGWAKHAWSCFYAPWNAQACVFVFNYARFVPKETLDVLVRCRVTTLCAPPTVWRMLVQEPLAEYPVKLREIVGAGEPLNPEVIERVRHAWDVTIRDGFGQTETTCQVGNSPGQPVVAGSMGRPLPGYRIELVDADDHLVSEGEIALPLAQRPLGLMTGYANNLNATVQAMRNGYYHTSDVALRRDDGYYVYVGRADDVFKSSDYRLSPFELESVLIEHEAIAEAAVVPSADALRLSVPKAFVTVRHGYEAGPELARSVFQFSREKLAPYKRIRRLQFSELPKTISGKIRRVELRRRELERETEPARLPGEYWEEDFPDLSGANSK, from the coding sequence ATGACCGAGCGGACCACTTCAACGCAAAGCTTTCTCGCGGCGCGCGACCTGCTACTGCGCCATCGTACCGACTACGAAACCGCCTATCGCGAGTTCGCCTGGCCCGCGCTCGACGAATTCAACTGGGCGCTCGACTATTTCGACGTCATCGCGCAAGGCAACGACCACCCCGCACTGTGGATCGTCGACGAGCCGGCCGGCGCGGGCACGAAGTACTCGTTCGCCCAGATGTCCGAGCGCTCGGCGCGCATGGCGAACTTCCTGCGCGGTGTCGGCGTGGGGCGTGGCGACCGTCTGCTGTCGATGCTGCCGAATCGCGTCGAACTCTGGGACGTGATGCTGGCGGCGATGAAACTCGGTGCGATCGTGTTGCCCGCCACTACCCAGCTTTCCTCTGACGATGTGCGCGACCGCGTGCAGATCGGCGAAGCGACATTCGTGGTGGTGGACGGCGCCGAACTGGCGAAATTCGAAGGCCTCGAGATTCCGTTGACGCGCCTGTCGGTGGGCACGCCGCGCGACGGCTGGATCGATCTTGCCGCGGCTTACGAGGCCGAGCCGCAGTTCAGGCCCGACGGCCCCACGCGCGCCACCGATCCGCTCCTGCTGTACTTCACCTCGGGCACGACCTCGAAGCCCAAGCTCGTCGAGCATACGCATCAGAGCTATCCGGTCGGCCATCTGTCGACGATGTACTGGATCGGCCTGCAACCCGGCGACATCCACTGGAACATCAGTTCACCGGGCTGGGCCAAGCACGCGTGGAGCTGCTTCTACGCGCCGTGGAACGCGCAGGCCTGCGTGTTCGTGTTCAACTACGCGCGCTTCGTGCCGAAGGAAACGCTCGACGTGCTGGTGCGCTGCCGGGTCACCACGCTGTGCGCGCCGCCCACGGTCTGGCGCATGCTGGTGCAGGAGCCGCTCGCGGAATATCCGGTCAAGCTGCGCGAGATCGTCGGCGCGGGCGAGCCGCTGAATCCGGAGGTCATCGAGCGCGTCCGGCACGCCTGGGACGTGACGATCCGCGATGGGTTCGGCCAGACGGAGACCACCTGCCAGGTCGGCAATTCGCCGGGTCAACCGGTGGTGGCGGGTTCAATGGGACGACCCCTGCCGGGCTACCGGATCGAACTGGTCGACGCGGACGATCATCTCGTCAGCGAAGGCGAAATCGCCTTGCCGCTGGCGCAGCGTCCGCTCGGCCTGATGACGGGCTACGCGAACAATCTCAACGCCACCGTGCAGGCAATGCGCAACGGCTACTACCACACGTCCGACGTCGCCCTGCGCCGCGACGATGGCTACTACGTGTATGTGGGCCGCGCCGACGACGTGTTCAAATCGTCCGACTACCGGCTAAGTCCATTCGAACTCGAAAGCGTGCTGATCGAACACGAAGCCATTGCCGAAGCCGCCGTGGTGCCGAGCGCCGACGCTTTGCGCCTGTCCGTGCCCAAAGCGTTTGTGACGGTGCGTCACGGCTACGAAGCCGGTCCCGAACTCGCGCGCAGCGTGTTCCAGTTTTCGCGCGAAAAACTCGCCCCGTACAAGCGGATCCGGCGGCTGCAGTTCAGCGAACTGCCCAAGACCATCTCCGGCAAGATCCGCCGCGTCGAGTTGCGGCGCCGCGAACTGGAGCGCGAGACCGAACCCGCGCGCCTGCCTGGCGAGTACTGGGAAGAGGACTTCCCGGATCTGTCGGGCGCGAACAGTAAATAG